The following coding sequences are from one Triticum dicoccoides isolate Atlit2015 ecotype Zavitan chromosome 4A, WEW_v2.0, whole genome shotgun sequence window:
- the LOC119284997 gene encoding allene oxide synthase 2-like, protein MAGGDEGSLVPREVPGSYGMPFVSAIRDRLDFYYFQGQDKYFESRVERYGSTVVRINVPPGPFMARDPRVVAVLDAKSFPVLFDVDKVEKKNLFTGTYMPSTSLTGGFRVCSYLDPSEPTHAKVKQLLFSLLASRKDAFIPAFRSHFSSLLATVESQLVLGGKANFNTLNDATSFEFIGDAYFGVLPSASDLGTTGPAKAAKWLIFQLHPLVTLGLPMILEEPLLHTVHLPPILVSGDYKALYKYFNAAATKALDTAEGLGLKRDEACHNLLFATVFNSYGGLKVLLPGILARIAGAGEKFHQKLVAEIRAAVADAGGKVTVEALEKMELTKSAVWEALRLDPPVKFQYGRAKADMNIESHDAVFAVKKGEMLFGYQPCATRDPRVFGPTAREFVGDRFVGEEGRKLLQYVYWSNGRETESPSVDNKQCPGKNLVVLVGRLLVVELFLRYDTFTADVGVDLLGTKVEFTGVTKATSGPDSAV, encoded by the coding sequence ATGGCGGGCGGCGACGAGGGCTCCCTGGTGCCGCGGGAGGTGCCGGGCAGCTACGGCATGCCGTTCGTCTCAGCCATCCGCGACCgcctcgacttctactacttccaGGGCCAGGACAAGTACTTCGAGTCCCGCGTCGAGAGGTACGGCTCCACCGTCGTCCGCATCAACGTCCCGCCGGGCCCCTTCATGGCGCGCGACCCGCGCGTGGTCGCCGTGCTCGACGCCAAGAGCTTCCCCGTGCTCTTCGACGTCGACAAGGTCGAGAAGAAGAACCTCTTCACCGGCACCTACATGCCCTCCACCTCCCTCACCGGCGGCTTCCGCGTCTGCTCCTACCTCGACCCCTCCGAGCCCACCCACGCCAAGGTCAAGCAGCTGCTCTTCTCCCTCCTCGCCTCCCGCAAGGACGCCTTCATCCCGGCCTTCCGCTCCCACTTCTCCTCGCTGCTCGCCACCGTCGAGTCGCAGCTCGTCCTCGGCGGCAAGGCCAACTTCAACACGCTCAACGACGCCACCTCCTTCGAGTTCATCGGCGACGCCTACTTCGGCGTGCTCCCCTCCGCGTCTGACCTAGGCACCACCGGCCCTGCCAAGGCCGCCAAGTGGCTCATATTCCAGCTCCACCCCCTCGTCACGCTCGGCCTCCCCATGATCCTCGAGGAGCCGCTCCTCCACACGGTGCACCTCCCGCCCATCCTCGTCAGCGGCGACTACAAGGCGCTGTACAAGTACTTCAACGCCGCCGCGACCAAGGCGCTCGACACCGCCGAGGGCCTCGGGCTGAAGCGGGACGAGGCATGCCACAACCTGCTGTTCGCCACCGTGTTCAACAGCTACGGCGGCCTCAAGGTGCTGCTCCCGGGGATCCTCGCGCGCATCGCGGGGGCCGGAGAGAAGTTCCACCAGAAGCTGGTCGCGGAGATTCGCGCCGCCGTGGCGGACGCCGGCGGCAAGGTGACGGTGGAGGCGCTGGAGAAGATGGAGCTGACCAAGTCGGCGGTGTGGGAGGCGCTGCGGCTGGACCCGCCCGTCAAGTTCCAGTACGGGCGCGCCAAGGCGGACATGAACATCGAGAGCCACGACGCGGTGTTCGCCGTGAAGAAGGGGGAGATGCTGTTCGGGTACCAGCCGTGCGCCACCAGGGACCCCCGCGTGTTCGGCCCCACGGCGAGGGAGTTCGTCGGCGACCGGTTCGTCGGGGAGGAGGGGAGGAAGCTGCTGCAGTACGTGTACTGGTCCAACGGGCGGGAGACCGAGAGCCCCAGCGTGGACAACAAGCAGTGCCCCGGCAAGAACCTGGTGGTGCTCGTCGGCAGGCTCCTGGTGGTGGAGCTGTTCCTCCGGTACGACACCTTCACCGCCGACGTCGGGGTCGACCTGCTCGGCACCAAGGTTGAGTTCACCGGCGTCACCAAGGCCACGTCCGGTCCTGATAGCGCTGTTTGA